A DNA window from Candidatus Methylomirabilota bacterium contains the following coding sequences:
- a CDS encoding thiamine pyrophosphate-dependent dehydrogenase E1 component subunit alpha, whose translation MTTRTIEPRMELEQNLHLYRQMAKIRAFEEQVHELYKSAKMPGLAHLYTGEEAVAVGVCEALRRDDFITSTHRGHGHCLAKGASVNRMFAELLGKEPGYCRGKGGSMHIADPETGNLGANAIVGGSAGIATGAALSARMRGSDQVAVCFFGDGALGQGLLYEAMNMAALWKLPVIYVCENNLYGEYTPCGETVAGEILARARAFGIHAETVDGQDVQAVLATMRRLVERARGGEGPGFLECKTYRYFGHHVGDVNREYRSRDEEQEWMTRHDPLQTLTGRLMAQGLVDASVFERILTDVKAEIDGGVQFALAAPYPAPDQVDQDVYA comes from the coding sequence ATGACGACCCGAACGATCGAGCCCCGGATGGAGCTGGAGCAGAACCTGCACCTCTACCGCCAGATGGCGAAGATCCGAGCCTTCGAGGAGCAGGTGCACGAGCTGTACAAGAGCGCCAAGATGCCGGGCCTGGCCCACCTCTACACCGGGGAGGAGGCCGTGGCCGTCGGCGTCTGCGAGGCCCTGCGCCGCGACGACTTCATCACCAGCACGCATCGCGGGCACGGCCACTGCCTGGCCAAAGGGGCCTCGGTCAACCGCATGTTCGCCGAGCTCCTCGGCAAGGAGCCGGGCTACTGCCGGGGCAAGGGCGGCTCGATGCACATCGCCGATCCCGAGACGGGCAACCTGGGGGCCAATGCCATCGTGGGCGGCTCCGCCGGCATCGCCACCGGCGCCGCGCTGTCGGCCCGGATGCGGGGCAGCGACCAGGTCGCCGTCTGCTTTTTCGGCGATGGCGCGCTGGGCCAGGGCCTGCTCTACGAGGCGATGAACATGGCGGCGCTCTGGAAGCTGCCGGTCATCTACGTCTGCGAGAACAACCTGTACGGAGAGTACACGCCGTGCGGGGAGACCGTCGCCGGCGAGATCCTGGCCCGGGCCCGGGCCTTCGGCATCCACGCCGAGACCGTCGACGGCCAGGACGTCCAGGCGGTCCTCGCGACGATGCGCCGGCTCGTGGAGCGCGCGCGGGGGGGCGAGGGCCCGGGCTTCCTCGAGTGCAAGACCTACCGCTACTTCGGCCACCACGTCGGGGATGTCAACCGCGAGTATCGCTCCCGGGACGAGGAGCAGGAGTGGATGACCCGGCACGATCCGCTGCAGACCCTGACCGGGCGGCTCATGGCCCAGGGGCTCGTCGACGCCAGCGTCTTCGAGCGCATCCTCACGGACGTGAAGGCGGAGATCGACGGCGGGGTGCAGTTCGCGCTCGCGGCGCCGTACCCGGCGCCGGACCAGGTCGATCAGGACGTCTACGCGTGA
- a CDS encoding thioredoxin family protein encodes MNAPSAVTPARFARGMTFDAYVTYTASPENLAREAWGGYFPDGGSRPTARKDNSAVFRERYARARLSEQQAAAIRWLAEQPDGPASILMISEDWSSDCRRDVPMMARLAEAGGLELRIFNRDGKKILATRRPDPAAHPDGNHDLMLAFMNAKNGGEWASVPVAVFYTKDFRELHRYIEYPAIYHKDLIRGHQQSVRAGETETQARERDQREFLAMQRSPFFDVWASAAVDEVLSALFEKLTFKR; translated from the coding sequence GTGAACGCCCCGAGCGCCGTGACCCCGGCGAGGTTCGCCCGCGGCATGACGTTCGACGCGTACGTGACGTACACCGCCAGTCCCGAGAACCTGGCCCGCGAGGCCTGGGGCGGATACTTTCCCGACGGCGGGTCCCGGCCCACGGCGCGCAAGGACAACAGCGCGGTGTTCCGCGAGCGCTACGCCCGGGCTCGTCTGAGCGAGCAACAGGCCGCCGCCATCCGCTGGCTCGCCGAACAGCCCGACGGTCCGGCGAGCATTTTGATGATCTCCGAGGACTGGTCGTCCGATTGCCGGCGCGACGTGCCCATGATGGCGCGGCTGGCCGAGGCCGGGGGCCTCGAGCTGCGCATCTTCAACCGCGACGGCAAGAAGATCCTCGCCACGCGGCGTCCCGATCCCGCCGCCCACCCCGACGGCAACCACGACCTCATGCTGGCGTTCATGAACGCCAAGAACGGTGGGGAGTGGGCGTCGGTGCCGGTGGCCGTCTTCTACACGAAGGATTTCCGCGAGCTGCACCGCTACATCGAGTATCCGGCCATCTATCACAAGGACCTGATCCGCGGCCACCAGCAGTCCGTCCGGGCCGGCGAGACGGAGACCCAGGCCAGGGAGCGCGATCAGCGAGAGTTCCTCGCCATGCAGCGATCGCCGTTCTTCGACGTCTGGGCCTCGGCGGCGGTCGACGAGGTCCTCAGCGCGCTGTTCGAGAAGCTGACCTTCAAACGGTAG
- a CDS encoding TauD/TfdA family dioxygenase, translating into MPVTMRRIGPCFAAEVEGLDLTKPLSPAEVGAIHAGMNEHAVLVFHDQPIDDEQQLAFSRSLGELERAVGTSLRAPDEYRLPTTFADVSNLDKDHKPFARDDRRRLFAIGNRLWHSDSSFKVVPAKYSILHARSIPSRGGDTEFADMRAAYDALDGETKAEIEDLLCEHSQLFSRQQLGFTEFTEEERQRFKPVRQRLVRTHPSTGRKSLYLSSHAGSIIGWPVPEARAFLRDLVEHATQREFVYVHKWRVGDLVMWDNRRTMHRGRPFPAHEPRDVRRTTLVGDGPTVAQAAASVAGG; encoded by the coding sequence ATGCCCGTCACCATGCGTCGGATCGGCCCCTGCTTCGCCGCCGAGGTGGAGGGTCTGGACCTCACCAAGCCGCTCTCTCCCGCGGAGGTGGGCGCTATCCATGCCGGCATGAACGAGCATGCCGTCCTGGTGTTTCACGACCAGCCCATCGACGACGAGCAGCAGCTGGCCTTCAGCCGCAGCCTGGGCGAGCTCGAGCGCGCCGTGGGCACGAGCCTGCGCGCCCCGGACGAGTACCGGCTGCCCACCACCTTTGCCGACGTGTCCAACCTCGACAAAGACCACAAGCCGTTCGCCCGTGACGACCGCCGGCGACTGTTCGCCATCGGCAATCGGCTCTGGCACTCCGACAGCTCGTTCAAGGTGGTCCCGGCCAAGTACTCGATCCTCCACGCCCGCAGCATTCCGTCCCGGGGCGGCGACACCGAGTTCGCGGACATGCGCGCGGCCTACGACGCCCTCGATGGCGAGACCAAGGCCGAGATCGAGGACCTCCTCTGCGAGCATTCGCAGCTCTTCTCGCGCCAGCAGCTCGGGTTCACCGAGTTCACCGAGGAGGAGCGCCAGCGCTTCAAGCCGGTGCGGCAGCGCCTGGTCCGCACCCACCCGTCGACCGGGCGGAAGTCGCTGTACCTCTCCTCGCACGCGGGCAGCATCATCGGCTGGCCGGTCCCGGAGGCGCGGGCCTTCCTGCGCGACCTCGTGGAGCACGCGACCCAGCGCGAGTTCGTCTACGTCCACAAGTGGCGGGTCGGCGACCTGGTGATGTGGGACAACCGCCGGACCATGCACCGCGGCCGACCCTTCCCGGCGCACGAGCCGCGCGACGTGCGCCGTACGACCCTCGTCGGCGACGGGCCGACGGTGGCGCAGGCCGCGGCCTCGGTGGCCGGAGGGTAG
- a CDS encoding putative glycolipid-binding domain-containing protein, with product MWDTHRSGTGLEHLLLREGSADSVLLAFDEQGRPFRLAYQLAWDAAWRLGEARLQVTSEHGTRSLHLQSDGKGRWTDGGGRALSELDGCLDIDIWPTPFTNTFPIRRQPLAVGERREFVMAWVSAPALTVRPMRQGYTRLGDRRYLYENLEGSGFRAELPVDEDGVVLDYQGVFRRAA from the coding sequence ATCTGGGACACGCACCGCTCGGGCACGGGCCTCGAGCATCTCCTGCTCCGCGAGGGCTCGGCCGACAGCGTGCTGCTCGCCTTCGACGAGCAGGGCCGCCCGTTCCGGCTCGCCTATCAGCTCGCGTGGGATGCGGCGTGGCGGCTGGGCGAGGCGCGGCTCCAGGTGACGAGCGAGCACGGGACACGGTCGCTCCATCTGCAGAGCGACGGCAAGGGGCGCTGGACCGACGGCGGAGGCCGGGCCTTGTCGGAGCTCGACGGCTGCCTGGACATCGACATCTGGCCGACGCCCTTCACCAACACGTTCCCGATCCGGCGGCAGCCCCTGGCCGTCGGCGAGCGGCGCGAGTTCGTCATGGCGTGGGTGTCGGCGCCGGCACTGACCGTCCGGCCCATGCGGCAGGGCTACACACGGCTCGGCGACCGGCGCTATCTGTACGAGAACCTCGAGGGCAGCGGCTTTCGCGCCGAGCTGCCCGTCGACGAGGACGGTGTGGTGCTCGACTACCAGGGCGTGTTCCGGCGCGCGGCGTGA
- a CDS encoding alpha-ketoacid dehydrogenase subunit beta, producing MSERELTYGEAVREAIAEEMRRDPRVFLIGEDVAEAGHPFKTLLGLVQEFGTKRVIDTPISEPGYAGIGVGAAMTGMRPIVDVMFGDFITLAMDQIVNQAAKVHYMSGGKLKVPIVFRTTLGATRRSAAQHSQSLHAWVSHIPGLKVALPSGPYEAKGLMKTAIRDDSPVVIFEDKMMYRVKGPVPAEDYTIPFGVAEIKRAGTDVTIVATSSMVAVALDAAKLLEETGISAEVIDPRTTYPLDKQTLIDSAKKTSRAIVVDEGYERYGTTAEIASVIAEGAFYHLDAPVKRIGARDVPVPFSPVLEDLTVPSDKMVFEAARTLCGKA from the coding sequence ATGAGCGAGCGAGAGCTGACGTACGGTGAGGCGGTCCGGGAGGCGATCGCCGAGGAGATGCGGCGCGATCCACGGGTGTTCCTCATCGGAGAAGATGTGGCCGAGGCCGGCCACCCCTTCAAGACGCTGCTGGGACTCGTCCAGGAGTTCGGGACGAAGCGGGTCATCGACACCCCGATTTCCGAGCCGGGTTATGCCGGCATCGGCGTAGGGGCGGCCATGACCGGCATGCGACCGATCGTCGACGTGATGTTCGGCGACTTCATCACGCTGGCCATGGACCAGATCGTGAACCAGGCCGCCAAGGTTCACTACATGTCGGGCGGCAAGCTGAAGGTGCCCATCGTCTTCCGCACCACGCTGGGAGCCACGCGGCGGTCCGCCGCCCAGCATTCCCAGTCGCTGCACGCCTGGGTCAGCCACATTCCCGGCCTCAAGGTGGCGCTGCCCTCGGGCCCCTATGAGGCCAAGGGGCTCATGAAGACCGCCATTCGCGACGACAGCCCGGTGGTGATCTTCGAGGACAAGATGATGTACCGGGTGAAAGGCCCGGTGCCGGCCGAGGACTACACGATTCCCTTCGGGGTGGCCGAGATCAAGCGCGCCGGGACGGACGTCACCATCGTGGCCACCAGCAGCATGGTGGCGGTCGCGCTGGACGCGGCCAAGCTGCTCGAGGAGACCGGCATCAGCGCCGAGGTGATCGATCCGCGGACCACCTACCCACTGGACAAGCAGACCCTGATCGATTCGGCCAAGAAGACCTCGCGGGCCATCGTGGTGGACGAGGGGTACGAGCGCTACGGCACCACCGCGGAGATCGCGTCCGTGATCGCCGAGGGGGCCTTCTATCACCTCGATGCGCCGGTCAAGCGCATCGGCGCCAGAGACGTGCCGGTGCCGTTCTCGCCCGTGCTCGAGGACCTCACGGTGCCGTCGGACAAGATGGTGTTCGAGGCGGCCCGGACCCTCTGCGGAAAGGCCTGA
- a CDS encoding dihydrolipoamide acetyltransferase family protein translates to MPTNVIMPALELAQETGKILKWLKAPGDTVSKGEPLVEIETDKVTVEIEAPASGVLREVSARAGDVVPVGRTIALIAAAGEAGSGPAAPAPVIPATTAGGAIPSPSPEVKASPLARKIAREHGVDLARVKTTSGRIEKADVLAYLDSRKTAGVADGVAARLTAASPKARRLAAERGLDITALHGSGPGGAVLAADVPVAKATAAPQPAAAGASTVWRIMAERMTASWTTAPHFYLVREVNVSRLVSWRQRLSKPPGTRVTYTDLLVRLVAAALSQHPRANASWKDGAIVQNAEINIGLAVAVEDGLVVPVLHRADTLGVAEIAARREDLVTRAQAGKLRPADIQGGGFTISNLGMFGVDAFSAIVNSPQAAILAVGRIADRVVALNGQPAVQPTMVLTLSCDHRALDGARGAQFLEALADLIEEPALLV, encoded by the coding sequence ATGCCGACCAACGTCATCATGCCGGCCCTGGAGCTGGCCCAGGAGACCGGCAAGATCCTCAAGTGGCTCAAGGCGCCCGGCGACACGGTGAGCAAGGGCGAGCCTCTCGTCGAGATCGAGACGGACAAGGTCACCGTCGAGATCGAGGCGCCGGCCTCGGGCGTGCTGCGCGAGGTCAGCGCCCGGGCAGGAGACGTGGTGCCGGTGGGCCGGACGATCGCGCTGATCGCGGCGGCCGGTGAGGCGGGGTCCGGCCCGGCGGCGCCGGCGCCCGTCATCCCGGCAACCACCGCGGGCGGTGCCATCCCGTCGCCGTCTCCTGAGGTCAAGGCATCGCCGCTGGCCCGGAAGATCGCTCGAGAGCACGGGGTCGATCTCGCCCGAGTGAAGACCACCAGCGGACGGATCGAGAAGGCGGACGTCCTGGCTTACCTCGACAGCCGCAAGACGGCCGGCGTCGCCGACGGCGTGGCCGCGCGCCTCACCGCGGCGTCCCCCAAGGCGCGGCGCCTGGCCGCCGAGCGCGGTCTGGACATCACGGCCCTGCACGGTTCGGGCCCCGGTGGCGCCGTCCTGGCCGCCGACGTCCCTGTCGCGAAAGCGACCGCCGCCCCGCAGCCGGCGGCGGCCGGCGCCAGCACCGTCTGGCGCATCATGGCCGAGCGCATGACCGCGAGCTGGACGACCGCCCCCCACTTCTATCTGGTTCGCGAGGTGAACGTGAGCCGCCTGGTCTCCTGGCGCCAGCGGTTGAGCAAGCCGCCCGGCACCCGGGTCACCTACACGGACCTGCTGGTGAGGCTGGTCGCCGCCGCGCTGTCGCAGCATCCGCGGGCGAACGCCTCGTGGAAAGACGGCGCCATCGTCCAGAACGCCGAGATCAACATCGGGTTGGCGGTGGCCGTCGAGGACGGGCTCGTGGTCCCGGTCCTCCATCGCGCCGACACGCTGGGCGTGGCCGAGATCGCCGCCCGTCGCGAGGATCTGGTGACGCGAGCCCAGGCGGGCAAGCTCCGTCCAGCCGACATCCAGGGCGGGGGGTTCACCATCAGCAACCTCGGCATGTTCGGCGTCGACGCCTTCAGCGCCATCGTCAACTCGCCCCAGGCCGCCATCCTCGCCGTCGGCCGCATCGCCGACCGCGTCGTCGCCCTCAACGGCCAGCCGGCCGTCCAGCCCACGATGGTCCTGACGCTGTCCTGCGACCATCGCGCGCTCGACGGCGCGCGGGGCGCCCAGTTCCTGGAAGCGCTGGCCGATCTGATCGAGGAGCCGGCGCTCCTGGTGTGA
- a CDS encoding SDR family oxidoreductase: protein MDLELTDKVAIVGGASKGLGRACAEVLAQEGARVAMCSRSKPDLDKAAQEIRDATGRETLAFAGDLDRPETIRDLIAAAVARFGRLDILVNNSGGPPLARAQTATEEQWATAVQRSLLFFARMSREALPHLKRQGAGRIINILASTVFQPIPNLALSGVTRMGVVAFAKSLADEVGRDGVLVNNVCPGVIRSERMLANTAARAKESGISLEDALAQRARETAVGRIGEPRELAHLVAFLASAKSSYITGTTILVDGGLVRSVL from the coding sequence ATGGACCTCGAGCTGACGGACAAGGTGGCGATCGTCGGTGGCGCCAGCAAAGGCCTGGGCCGCGCCTGTGCGGAGGTGCTGGCCCAGGAGGGCGCCCGGGTGGCGATGTGCAGCCGGTCGAAGCCGGACCTGGACAAGGCCGCGCAGGAAATCCGCGACGCGACCGGGCGCGAGACGCTGGCCTTCGCCGGTGATCTGGATCGGCCCGAGACCATTCGCGACCTGATCGCGGCCGCCGTCGCCCGGTTCGGGCGTCTGGACATCCTGGTCAACAACTCCGGCGGTCCCCCGCTGGCCCGCGCCCAGACCGCCACGGAAGAGCAGTGGGCGACCGCGGTGCAGCGTTCGTTGCTGTTCTTCGCCCGGATGTCCCGGGAGGCGCTGCCCCATCTCAAACGGCAAGGCGCCGGTCGCATCATCAACATCCTGGCCAGCACCGTGTTCCAGCCCATCCCCAACCTCGCGCTCTCCGGCGTCACCCGGATGGGCGTGGTGGCGTTCGCCAAGAGCCTGGCCGATGAAGTCGGACGCGACGGCGTCCTGGTGAACAACGTGTGCCCGGGCGTCATCCGGAGCGAGCGGATGCTCGCCAACACGGCGGCCCGGGCCAAGGAATCCGGCATCTCGCTCGAGGACGCGCTGGCCCAGCGCGCCCGGGAGACGGCGGTGGGCCGCATCGGCGAGCCCCGGGAGCTGGCGCACCTGGTGGCCTTCCTGGCCTCGGCGAAGTCCAGCTACATCACCGGGACTACCATCCTGGTGGATGGGGGCCTGGTGCGCTCGGTGCTCTAG
- a CDS encoding ABC transporter ATP-binding protein gives MYLDRTLLGFTSGLRARVAASAALGLVGVGLGIARLALLGWLLARVFAGASLAALALPIAVTAVVIAARSVVEYARTMIAHHTAFRVQGRLRRRLYDHLARLGPAYLTHERTGPVATAMVEGVQQLEIYFGQFLPQLIVAVATPLLIFAFVAFIDLPVAVTLVGAALVTLVAPALWHRRDRAASYARNRAYAAFGAELLDALQGLATLKAFGQSGERARLLEQKSHALFQSTMWLLGANTLARGITDAGMAIGAAAALTLGAWRVSTGAMDLPALLIILMLGVEVFRPLRELRVLLHAGMLGAAAAQGIRDILEARPAVTDPIAPETPAALAPTVTFEGVTFSYPGARRIAHDGVSFHVGAAERVAFVGPSGSGKSTVVRLLLRFYDPDGGAVRIGGRDLREVPLAELRRRIAVVSQDTYLFHGTVEDNLRMGRPDATPAQLEAAARAANAHEFIVRLPEGYRTVVGERGVRLSGGQRQRIAIARALLRDAPILVLDEALSSVDAESEALIQKALDRLMEGRTTLIFAHRLSSVIGADRIVVLDRGRVMQTGSHSELLEREGPYRRLMGPQLSADPTDRVVARAGGPAATEGAERDGAGPATAEDDVVRGVDLGWRRALPILSRMIRGYRGRLGVTFSLGVARVAAIIAVGVLSALIVRAVSHGGQYGGLVVTLAVTAPLAGLLHWLESWLAHDMAYRLLNDMRLALFRKLDALAPAYLTRRRSGDLVAVATHDVELIEYFFAHTVTPVLVAVIVPLAVLATLAAFGWPLALALLPFLIYAGLSPVLRRAHIDRLGSYAREVSGDLSAHAVDSIQGIAEIVAFQREAARGEELAARARAYLNARMPFLADLSREHAVHEAVTGWGGLAVIAAGAALVAAGRLDTPMLPLLTLLALSAFIPLWEVAQVGRQLADTLGATRRVHAIHSEPVPVRDGPGIGGPRAIEAMLVLREVTFTYPGRRRPALAGVSLVVPTGATVALVGSSGAGKTTIAHLCLRFWDPDAGEIRLAGHDLRAWRLDDLRRQIALVAQDTYLFNDTLRANVLLARPGATESELAQALERASLGDLLESLPQGLDTVVGERGLQLSGGQRQRVAIARAFLKDAPVLILDEATSHLDAVNEAVVHRALDTLARGRTTLVIAHRLSTVRDADLIAVLHEGRIAETGRHDELLSAGGFYARLVSRQIAPVATPGT, from the coding sequence GTGTACCTCGATCGCACCCTCCTCGGCTTCACCTCCGGCCTGCGGGCCCGCGTGGCGGCCTCAGCGGCGCTGGGTCTCGTCGGCGTCGGCCTCGGGATCGCGCGGCTCGCGCTGCTCGGCTGGCTGCTGGCGCGCGTCTTCGCCGGCGCCAGCCTGGCCGCCCTGGCGCTGCCGATCGCCGTGACCGCCGTCGTCATCGCCGCGCGGTCGGTCGTGGAATACGCGCGCACGATGATCGCCCACCACACGGCCTTCCGCGTGCAGGGCCGGCTCCGGCGCCGGCTCTACGACCACCTGGCGCGGCTGGGCCCCGCCTACCTCACCCACGAGCGGACCGGCCCGGTGGCCACGGCCATGGTGGAAGGCGTCCAGCAGCTCGAGATCTACTTCGGCCAGTTCCTGCCCCAGCTCATCGTCGCCGTGGCCACGCCGCTCCTCATCTTCGCCTTCGTCGCCTTCATCGACCTGCCGGTGGCGGTTACGCTGGTGGGCGCCGCGCTGGTGACGCTCGTCGCCCCCGCGCTCTGGCATCGGCGGGACCGGGCCGCCAGCTATGCGCGCAACCGGGCCTACGCCGCCTTCGGCGCCGAGCTGCTCGATGCGCTCCAGGGCCTGGCCACGCTGAAGGCCTTCGGCCAGAGCGGCGAGCGCGCGCGGCTGCTCGAGCAGAAGAGCCACGCCCTGTTCCAGAGCACCATGTGGCTGCTGGGCGCCAACACGCTGGCTCGGGGCATCACCGACGCCGGCATGGCCATCGGCGCGGCCGCCGCCCTCACGCTCGGAGCCTGGCGCGTGAGCACAGGGGCCATGGACCTGCCCGCCCTGCTAATCATTCTCATGCTGGGCGTCGAAGTGTTCCGGCCGCTCCGCGAGCTGCGCGTGCTGTTGCATGCCGGCATGCTCGGCGCCGCCGCCGCCCAGGGCATCCGCGACATCCTGGAAGCCCGGCCCGCCGTTACCGACCCCATCGCCCCGGAGACGCCGGCGGCGCTAGCGCCCACCGTCACCTTCGAGGGTGTGACGTTCTCCTATCCGGGCGCTCGCCGCATCGCCCACGACGGGGTGTCGTTCCACGTCGGCGCCGCCGAGCGCGTGGCGTTCGTCGGTCCCAGCGGCAGCGGCAAGTCCACCGTCGTGCGTCTCCTCCTGCGCTTCTACGATCCCGACGGCGGAGCGGTCCGGATCGGCGGCCGCGACCTTCGCGAGGTGCCGCTCGCCGAGCTGCGCCGCCGCATCGCCGTGGTCAGCCAGGACACCTATCTCTTCCACGGCACGGTCGAGGACAATTTGCGGATGGGCCGGCCCGACGCCACGCCGGCCCAGCTCGAGGCCGCGGCGCGGGCGGCCAACGCCCACGAGTTCATCGTCCGGCTGCCCGAGGGCTACCGCACCGTCGTCGGCGAGCGCGGCGTGCGGCTCTCCGGCGGCCAGCGTCAGCGCATCGCCATCGCCCGGGCCCTGCTCCGCGACGCACCCATCCTCGTGCTGGACGAGGCGCTCTCGTCCGTCGACGCCGAGAGCGAAGCGCTCATCCAGAAGGCGCTGGACCGGCTGATGGAGGGGCGCACCACGCTCATCTTCGCCCACCGGCTCTCCAGCGTGATCGGCGCCGATCGTATCGTAGTGCTCGACCGCGGCCGCGTGATGCAGACGGGGTCCCATTCCGAGCTCTTGGAGCGCGAGGGCCCGTACCGGCGCCTCATGGGCCCGCAGCTCTCGGCCGACCCCACCGATCGCGTGGTGGCCCGCGCCGGCGGCCCGGCCGCGACGGAGGGCGCCGAACGCGACGGCGCCGGCCCCGCGACCGCCGAGGACGACGTCGTGCGCGGGGTGGACCTCGGCTGGCGGAGAGCCCTGCCCATCCTCTCGCGGATGATCCGGGGCTACCGGGGCCGTCTGGGCGTGACCTTCTCGCTCGGCGTCGCCCGGGTCGCCGCCATCATCGCCGTCGGCGTGCTCAGCGCGCTGATCGTGCGCGCGGTGAGCCACGGCGGCCAGTACGGCGGGCTGGTGGTCACGCTCGCGGTGACGGCGCCCCTGGCCGGGCTGCTGCACTGGCTGGAGTCGTGGCTGGCCCACGACATGGCCTACCGCCTGCTGAACGACATGCGCCTGGCCCTCTTCCGCAAGCTCGACGCGCTGGCGCCCGCCTATCTCACGCGGCGCCGGAGCGGGGACCTGGTGGCGGTGGCCACCCACGACGTCGAGCTGATCGAGTACTTCTTCGCCCACACGGTCACGCCGGTCCTGGTCGCCGTCATCGTGCCGCTCGCCGTGCTGGCGACGCTGGCCGCCTTCGGATGGCCGCTGGCGCTGGCGCTCCTGCCCTTCCTGATCTACGCCGGGCTGAGCCCGGTGCTCCGCCGGGCGCACATCGACCGGCTCGGCTCGTACGCCCGCGAAGTCTCAGGCGACCTCAGCGCCCACGCCGTGGACTCGATCCAGGGCATCGCCGAGATCGTGGCCTTCCAGCGCGAAGCCGCCCGGGGCGAAGAGCTGGCCGCGCGGGCCCGCGCGTATCTCAACGCGCGGATGCCGTTCCTGGCCGACCTGTCGCGTGAGCACGCCGTGCACGAGGCAGTGACGGGCTGGGGCGGGCTCGCCGTGATCGCGGCCGGCGCCGCGCTCGTCGCGGCGGGCCGGCTCGACACGCCCATGCTGCCGCTCCTCACGCTGCTCGCGCTCTCGGCGTTCATCCCGTTGTGGGAGGTGGCCCAGGTCGGCCGCCAGCTCGCCGACACCCTGGGCGCCACCCGCCGCGTGCACGCCATCCACTCGGAGCCGGTGCCCGTCCGCGACGGTCCCGGTATCGGCGGTCCCCGCGCGATCGAGGCGATGCTGGTCCTGCGTGAGGTGACCTTCACCTACCCCGGCCGCCGGCGCCCGGCGCTGGCCGGTGTGTCGCTGGTGGTCCCCACCGGAGCCACGGTGGCGCTGGTCGGCTCGTCGGGCGCTGGCAAGACCACGATCGCCCATCTCTGCCTGCGGTTCTGGGATCCCGACGCGGGCGAAATCCGGCTGGCCGGCCACGATCTGCGCGCCTGGCGCCTCGACGACCTCCGGCGGCAGATCGCCCTGGTGGCCCAGGACACCTACCTCTTCAACGACACGCTGCGCGCGAATGTGCTGCTGGCGCGCCCCGGGGCGACCGAGAGCGAGCTCGCCCAGGCGCTGGAGCGCGCGTCACTCGGGGATCTGCTCGAGTCGCTGCCCCAGGGCCTCGACACGGTGGTGGGCGAGCGCGGCCTGCAGCTCTCGGGCGGCCAGCGCCAGCGCGTGGCCATCGCCCGCGCCTTCCTCAAGGACGCGCCGGTGCTGATCCTCGACGAGGCCACCTCGCACCTCGACGCGGTGAACGAGGCGGTGGTGCACCGGGCGCTCGATACGCTGGCCCGGGGGCGGACGACCCTGGTGATCGCGCACCGTCTGTCGACCGTCCGCGACGCCGACCTGATCGCCGTCCTGCACGAGGGGCGCATCGCGGAGACGGGCCGTCACGACGAGCTCTTGTCGGCGGGTGGCTTCTATGCCCGCCTGGTGTCGCGGCAGATCGCACCGGTCGCGACGCCCGGCACGTAG